A window of the Vibrio fluvialis genome harbors these coding sequences:
- the hcp-2 gene encoding type VI secretion system effector Hcp-2: MPTPCYISIEGQTQGLITAGACTADSIGDSFVEGHEDEMLVQQFDHIVTVPTDPQSGQPSGQRVHKPFKFTVSLNKAVPLLYNALASGEKMTTVELKWYRTSIEGKQENFFTTKLENASIVDIQCEMPHCQDPAKSDFTQNLTVSMSYRKITWDHVNAGTSGSDDWRKPIEA; encoded by the coding sequence ATGCCAACTCCATGTTATATCTCTATCGAAGGTCAAACTCAGGGTCTAATCACTGCAGGCGCTTGTACTGCGGATTCTATCGGCGATTCATTCGTTGAAGGTCACGAAGACGAGATGCTGGTTCAGCAGTTCGACCACATCGTTACTGTTCCGACTGACCCACAATCGGGCCAGCCTTCAGGTCAGCGTGTGCACAAACCATTCAAATTCACCGTGTCTCTGAACAAAGCTGTTCCTCTGCTGTACAACGCACTGGCATCAGGCGAGAAGATGACGACGGTTGAACTGAAATGGTACCGCACGTCTATCGAAGGCAAACAAGAAAACTTCTTCACCACCAAGCTGGAAAACGCGTCTATCGTGGATATCCAATGTGAAATGCCACACTGCCAAGATCCAGCAAAATCTGATTTCACTCAGAACCTGACCGTTTCGATGTCTTACCGCAAAATAACGTGGGATCACGTGAATGCGGGTACTTCAGGCTCAGACGATTGGCGTAAACCAATCGAAGCGTAA
- a CDS encoding carboxypeptidase M32 translates to MSVFDKLVKHSKKVSHFNHLSAICGWDQAAVMPTGGAQARSEAMAELSVHIHGLMTQPQLSDWFAEAEAESLNSEQTAVLREMKRHWQQANVLPESLVEAKSLAGSKCEHAWRSQRKANDWAGFEKNWAEVVKLSQEEAQIRAEATGTTPYDAMLELYEPGTTTESLNRVFSDVKSWLPEMIDQAIEKQRSEAVLEPKGYYPAQNQKALGLDVMKLLQFDFDHGRLDESVHPFCGGVPSDVRITTRYNETEFVQSLMGIVHETGHARYEQGLPKHLAGTPAGEARSMGIHESQSLFFEMQLGRSPAFIDHLARLAADHFGAHNDKVFQIDNIQKLYTRVKKDFIRVDADELTYPAHVILRYEIERDLMNGVIKHTDVPELWDEKMRASLGLSTKGNYQNGCMQDIHWTDGSFGYFPSYTLGAMYAAQFMATMKQSVDVDAAIRSGDLSPIFAWLQSNIWSKGSLLTTDELVKQATGETLNAKHFKAHLVQRYIA, encoded by the coding sequence ATGAGCGTATTCGATAAATTAGTTAAACACTCTAAAAAGGTTTCTCACTTCAATCATTTGTCTGCCATCTGCGGCTGGGATCAAGCAGCGGTGATGCCAACGGGCGGCGCTCAGGCACGTTCAGAAGCGATGGCTGAGCTCTCTGTTCATATTCATGGTTTGATGACACAGCCGCAACTCAGTGACTGGTTTGCCGAAGCAGAAGCGGAAAGTCTCAATAGCGAACAAACCGCTGTCCTGCGCGAGATGAAACGCCATTGGCAACAAGCCAATGTATTGCCTGAATCGTTGGTCGAAGCCAAATCATTGGCAGGTTCAAAGTGTGAGCATGCTTGGCGCTCTCAGCGAAAAGCAAACGACTGGGCCGGTTTTGAAAAGAACTGGGCTGAAGTGGTGAAGTTATCTCAAGAAGAAGCACAAATCCGCGCTGAAGCGACGGGCACCACGCCTTACGATGCGATGCTGGAGCTCTATGAACCCGGCACGACGACTGAATCTCTGAACCGCGTGTTCAGCGACGTAAAAAGCTGGCTACCAGAGATGATCGATCAAGCGATTGAGAAACAGCGTTCTGAAGCGGTGTTAGAGCCTAAAGGTTACTACCCAGCACAGAATCAGAAAGCGCTCGGCCTTGATGTCATGAAGCTGCTTCAATTCGATTTCGACCATGGTCGTTTAGATGAAAGTGTCCATCCATTCTGTGGTGGCGTGCCAAGCGACGTACGTATTACCACTCGCTACAATGAAACTGAATTTGTGCAGTCACTGATGGGTATCGTGCATGAAACGGGTCACGCTCGTTACGAGCAAGGATTGCCAAAACATCTGGCAGGAACTCCGGCAGGTGAAGCGCGTTCGATGGGTATCCATGAATCACAATCCCTGTTCTTTGAAATGCAGTTGGGTCGCAGCCCGGCGTTTATCGATCACTTGGCGCGTCTTGCTGCTGATCACTTTGGCGCTCACAATGACAAAGTGTTTCAAATCGACAACATTCAAAAGCTGTATACACGAGTGAAGAAAGACTTTATTCGTGTCGATGCCGATGAACTAACCTACCCTGCACACGTTATTCTGCGTTATGAAATTGAGCGCGATCTGATGAACGGCGTGATCAAGCATACCGATGTGCCTGAACTGTGGGACGAGAAAATGCGCGCGTCTTTAGGCCTCAGCACCAAAGGCAACTATCAGAACGGATGTATGCAGGACATTCATTGGACAGACGGCAGCTTCGGCTACTTCCCAAGCTACACCTTGGGTGCGATGTACGCCGCTCAGTTTATGGCAACCATGAAGCAGAGTGTTGATGTGGACGCGGCAATTCGCAGCGGCGACCTGTCTCCTATCTTCGCTTGGCTACAAAGCAACATTTGGAGCAAAGGCAGTCTGTTAACAACAGACGAGCTCGTTAAACAAGCGACAGGTGAGACGCTCAACGCCAAGCATTTCAAAGCTCACCTCGTACAACGTTACATTGCTTAA
- a CDS encoding porin family protein: MKKTLLALALIGVSSTALADSWIYGGASVGQADYKGDTSTSYTIHAGTGILPFIGVEAGYTDFGDFKDNGSDISASTVYFALKPSIDFGPLHVYARGGLHSWKTEVNGNKDDDIDIMYGVGAEYFIMGPFSVGASYHKYELDKDSIDTFSLNATFHFL, encoded by the coding sequence ATGAAAAAGACTTTACTGGCACTGGCTCTGATCGGTGTATCTTCAACAGCGCTGGCTGACTCTTGGATTTACGGTGGTGCGTCTGTTGGTCAGGCGGATTACAAAGGCGACACTAGCACTTCTTACACCATTCACGCTGGTACTGGTATTCTGCCATTCATCGGTGTTGAAGCAGGTTATACCGATTTTGGTGACTTCAAAGACAACGGTTCAGACATCTCTGCATCAACCGTTTACTTTGCACTGAAGCCAAGCATCGACTTTGGTCCTCTGCACGTCTATGCACGTGGTGGTCTGCACTCATGGAAAACGGAAGTAAACGGTAACAAAGATGACGACATCGATATCATGTACGGTGTTGGCGCTGAATACTTCATCATGGGCCCATTCTCTGTTGGCGCCAGCTACCACAAATACGAGCTGGACAAAGACAGCATCGATACGTTCAGCCTGAACGCAACGTTCCACTTCCTATAA
- the hrpA gene encoding ATP-dependent RNA helicase HrpA, with protein sequence MTQSQPNTEKSAVAKANSAESLKKALKQCLIKDRFRFNKRITGASKIKNEQARHAVFDEIALEIAQSMMTVEQRMAQKIKIEYPELLPVSQKRDDIAKAIEEHQVVIVAGETGSGKTTQLPKICAELGRGKFGLIGHTQPRRLAARSVANRIAEEMETELGGFVGYKVRFNDQISDQTQIKLMTDGILLAEIQHDRFLNQYDTIIIDEAHERSLNIDFILGYLKELLPRRPDLKIIITSATIDPERFSNHFNGAPIIEVSGRTYPVETRYRPLAGEDESDRDQLEGIFEAVDELCDEGLGDILIFMNGEREIRDTADALAKRKLRDTEIVPLYARLSAGEQNKIFQPHSGRRIVLATNVAETSLTVPGIKYVIDPGTARISRYSYRTKVQRLPIEPISQASANQRKGRCGRVEEGICIRLYSEDDFVSRPEFTDPEILRTNLASVILQMTALGLGDIEAFPFVEAPDKRNIQDGVRLLEELGAINADANDPKKRLTEVGRKLARLPIDPRLARMVLEAPRFGCLKEVMVIASGLSIQDPRERPSDKQQSADDKHRRFHHEESDFLTLVNLWDYLKQQQKALSSNHFRRQCKQDYLNYLRVREWQDVYFQLHQSMREMEYKLNDEPGSYEGVHSAILVGLLSHIGAKDQEKNEYHGARNARFNIFPASGLFKKQPKWVMAAELVETSKLWARMVAKIQPEWIEPLAKHLIKRSYSEPHWSKKRAAVMAYEKVMLYGVPIVPKRLVNYGNIDAPLSREIFIRSALVEGEWETKHAFFKQNRALLQEVEELEHKSRRRDILVDDEELFQFYDQRVGTDVVSGRHFDSWWKGASKANPELLNFEKEMLFKGDASHITDLDYPNFWHQNGIKLKLSYQFEPGDDSDGVTVHIPLPILNQIEPQGFDWQIPGLRHELVVSLIKSLPKTLRKNFVPAPNYADAFLARVKPMEAPLLDALEKELRRMTGVEVLRDDWKWEQVPDHLKVTFRAVDHRNRKLNENKDLHELKEGLKEKVQETLSQVADDDIEQKNLHTWSFGELPRVYQQKRGGFEVKAFPALVDNKDSVEIKLFETEQEQNNAMREGQRRLILLNVPSPIKYLHSNLPNKSKLGLYFNPYGKVMDLIDDCIACGIDKLIEQHGGMAWQPEAFEALKEFVRAELGDTVVDIAKQVETILTTAYNINKRLKGKIDFTMAFALSDIKAQIEGLIFKGFATECGWKRLPDILRYMKAIERRMEKLPIDPNKDRLHMLKIESVAKDYQELLNKIPKGMVVPENVKEIRWMLEELRVSFFAQQLGTPYPVSDKRVKNAIDAC encoded by the coding sequence TTGACTCAGTCACAGCCCAATACAGAAAAGTCAGCGGTTGCGAAAGCGAACAGCGCGGAATCGCTGAAAAAGGCATTGAAACAGTGCCTGATTAAAGACCGCTTTCGTTTTAACAAGCGAATCACTGGCGCAAGCAAAATCAAAAATGAACAAGCGCGCCACGCTGTGTTTGACGAAATCGCGCTCGAGATTGCGCAGTCGATGATGACTGTTGAGCAGCGTATGGCTCAAAAAATCAAAATCGAATACCCGGAACTGCTGCCAGTCAGCCAAAAACGTGACGACATTGCTAAGGCGATTGAAGAGCATCAGGTGGTGATTGTCGCAGGTGAAACCGGCTCAGGTAAAACTACGCAGCTACCGAAAATCTGTGCCGAGCTTGGGCGCGGAAAATTTGGCCTGATTGGTCATACTCAGCCTCGTCGTCTGGCAGCGCGCTCGGTGGCCAACCGCATTGCGGAAGAGATGGAAACTGAGCTGGGTGGCTTTGTCGGCTATAAGGTACGTTTTAACGACCAGATTTCTGACCAGACTCAAATCAAACTGATGACCGACGGTATTCTGCTGGCGGAGATTCAGCACGACCGTTTTCTTAATCAGTACGACACCATCATTATCGATGAAGCGCACGAGCGCAGCCTTAACATCGACTTCATTCTGGGTTACCTGAAAGAACTGCTGCCGCGTCGTCCGGATCTGAAAATCATCATTACCTCTGCGACCATTGATCCAGAGCGCTTTTCTAACCATTTCAATGGCGCACCGATCATTGAAGTATCCGGTCGTACTTACCCGGTGGAGACTCGCTATCGTCCGCTTGCAGGCGAAGATGAAAGTGATCGCGACCAGCTGGAAGGCATTTTCGAAGCGGTTGATGAACTGTGCGATGAAGGTCTGGGCGATATTCTGATCTTCATGAACGGTGAGCGTGAAATCCGTGATACCGCGGACGCGCTGGCCAAACGAAAACTGCGTGACACGGAAATTGTGCCACTGTACGCCCGTTTGTCGGCGGGTGAGCAGAATAAGATCTTCCAGCCTCACTCGGGCCGACGCATTGTTCTGGCCACCAACGTAGCAGAAACGTCGCTGACCGTACCGGGCATTAAATACGTGATTGACCCGGGTACGGCGCGTATCAGCCGCTACAGCTACCGCACCAAGGTGCAGCGTTTGCCGATCGAACCGATTTCACAAGCAAGTGCCAACCAGCGTAAAGGTCGCTGTGGTCGTGTGGAAGAAGGCATCTGTATCCGCCTTTATTCCGAGGACGATTTTGTTTCTCGTCCGGAGTTTACCGATCCTGAGATTCTGCGGACCAACTTAGCGTCAGTTATCCTGCAAATGACTGCGCTGGGACTGGGCGACATTGAAGCATTCCCGTTTGTGGAAGCGCCGGATAAGCGCAACATTCAGGATGGCGTGCGCCTGCTTGAAGAGCTGGGCGCCATCAATGCTGATGCCAACGATCCGAAGAAACGTCTGACTGAAGTCGGCCGCAAACTGGCTCGCCTGCCAATTGACCCGCGTTTAGCGCGCATGGTTCTCGAAGCACCGCGTTTTGGCTGTCTGAAAGAAGTGATGGTGATTGCTTCGGGTTTGTCGATTCAGGATCCGCGTGAGCGCCCGAGCGACAAACAGCAATCTGCGGATGACAAACATCGCCGCTTCCACCACGAAGAGTCGGATTTCCTTACGCTGGTGAATTTGTGGGATTACCTCAAGCAGCAGCAAAAGGCATTGAGCAGCAACCATTTCCGCCGCCAGTGTAAGCAGGATTACCTAAACTATCTTCGTGTTCGCGAATGGCAGGATGTGTATTTCCAATTGCATCAGTCGATGCGCGAAATGGAATACAAACTGAACGATGAACCTGGTAGCTACGAAGGCGTGCACAGCGCGATTCTGGTTGGCCTGCTGTCGCACATTGGCGCGAAAGATCAAGAGAAAAACGAGTATCACGGTGCTCGCAACGCGCGCTTTAATATCTTCCCGGCATCAGGTCTGTTCAAGAAACAGCCGAAGTGGGTCATGGCGGCTGAACTGGTCGAAACCTCTAAGCTCTGGGCGCGCATGGTTGCTAAGATTCAACCGGAATGGATTGAACCGCTGGCTAAGCACCTTATCAAACGTAGCTACAGCGAACCGCATTGGTCGAAAAAACGTGCGGCAGTCATGGCGTATGAAAAAGTGATGCTGTACGGAGTGCCGATTGTTCCGAAACGTCTGGTGAATTATGGCAATATCGACGCGCCGCTCAGCCGTGAAATCTTTATCCGCAGCGCTCTGGTGGAAGGCGAATGGGAAACCAAACACGCTTTCTTCAAACAAAACCGTGCATTGCTGCAGGAAGTGGAAGAGCTTGAACATAAATCTCGTCGCCGCGATATTCTGGTCGACGATGAAGAGCTGTTCCAGTTTTACGATCAACGTGTCGGGACGGACGTGGTTTCAGGCCGTCATTTTGACAGTTGGTGGAAAGGGGCAAGTAAAGCAAATCCAGAGCTGCTTAACTTTGAAAAAGAGATGCTGTTTAAGGGCGACGCCAGCCACATCACGGATCTGGATTACCCGAACTTCTGGCATCAGAACGGTATTAAACTCAAGCTGAGCTACCAGTTTGAGCCGGGCGATGACAGTGACGGTGTCACCGTTCATATTCCGTTGCCAATCCTGAACCAGATTGAACCGCAAGGCTTTGACTGGCAGATCCCGGGCCTGCGTCATGAATTGGTGGTGAGCCTGATTAAGTCGCTGCCAAAAACGCTGCGCAAAAACTTTGTGCCAGCGCCAAATTACGCCGATGCCTTCCTCGCACGTGTTAAGCCAATGGAAGCGCCGCTATTGGATGCGCTCGAAAAAGAGCTGCGCCGGATGACAGGAGTGGAAGTATTGCGCGACGACTGGAAATGGGAACAAGTGCCTGACCATCTGAAAGTCACGTTCCGCGCCGTTGATCATCGCAATCGCAAGCTGAATGAAAATAAAGATCTGCACGAACTGAAAGAAGGTCTGAAAGAGAAAGTTCAGGAAACACTTTCGCAGGTCGCTGACGATGATATCGAGCAGAAAAACCTGCACACCTGGTCGTTTGGCGAACTGCCACGCGTCTATCAGCAAAAACGTGGTGGCTTTGAAGTCAAAGCGTTCCCTGCGCTGGTGGACAACAAAGATAGTGTAGAAATCAAACTGTTCGAAACCGAGCAGGAGCAGAATAATGCCATGCGTGAAGGCCAGCGCCGCTTAATTCTGCTCAACGTGCCGTCGCCTATTAAATATCTGCACAGTAACTTGCCGAACAAGTCCAAACTGGGTCTGTACTTCAACCCGTATGGCAAAGTGATGGATCTGATTGATGACTGCATTGCGTGTGGCATCGACAAACTGATCGAGCAGCATGGTGGTATGGCGTGGCAACCGGAAGCGTTTGAAGCGTTGAAAGAGTTTGTGCGCGCAGAACTGGGTGACACTGTGGTGGATATCGCCAAGCAAGTGGAAACCATTCTGACCACCGCTTATAACATCAACAAACGCCTGAAAGGGAAAATCGATTTCACCATGGCGTTTGCGCTCTCTGACATCAAAGCGCAAATTGAAGGGCTTATCTTCAAAGGATTCGCGACAGAGTGTGGCTGGAAACGTCTGCCGGACATTCTGCGTTACATGAAGGCCATAGAACGCCGCATGGAAAAACTGCCGATTGACCCGAACAAAGACCGTTTGCACATGTTGAAGATCGAGTCGGTGGCGAAAGACTATCAGGAACTGCTGAACAAGATCCCGAAAGGCATGGTCGTGCCGGAGAACGTGAAGGAGATCCGCTGGATGTTGGAAGAGCTGCGCGTGAGCTTCTTTGCTCAGCAGCTGGGTACGCCGTATCCGGTATCCGATAAGCGTGTGAAAAACGCCATCGATGCCTGTTAA
- a CDS encoding FMN-dependent NADH-azoreductase, with translation MSRVLALKSSILGDYSQSSKLLDAYLTKFNQDELNVRDLAAEPLPVLDFSVATALRATEDLSEEQQKVVALSDELIAEVKAADTLVIAAPMYNFTIPTQLKNWFDLIARAGVTFKYTEAGVQGLIEGKKAVVITTRGGIHKDSATDNVTPYLKTILGFVGITEVEFVYAEALNMGEEPAAKGIESAKSQLEAIAL, from the coding sequence ATGTCTCGTGTACTCGCTCTTAAATCAAGCATCCTGGGTGACTATTCTCAATCAAGCAAACTGCTTGATGCTTATCTGACCAAGTTCAACCAAGACGAACTGAACGTGCGTGACCTGGCTGCTGAGCCACTGCCAGTACTGGACTTCTCTGTTGCCACTGCACTGCGCGCAACGGAAGATCTGTCTGAAGAGCAGCAAAAAGTCGTTGCTCTGTCTGACGAACTGATCGCTGAAGTGAAAGCAGCAGATACTCTGGTTATCGCAGCGCCAATGTACAACTTCACGATTCCGACTCAGCTGAAAAACTGGTTCGATTTGATTGCTCGTGCCGGCGTAACGTTCAAATACACTGAAGCAGGCGTACAAGGCCTGATTGAAGGTAAGAAAGCGGTTGTGATCACCACTCGCGGTGGCATTCACAAAGATTCAGCAACAGATAACGTGACACCTTACCTGAAAACCATTCTGGGTTTCGTTGGTATCACTGAAGTTGAGTTCGTGTACGCAGAAGCGCTGAACATGGGCGAAGAGCCTGCAGCGAAAGGCATCGAGTCTGCGAAATCTCAACTAGAAGCGATCGCTCTGTAA